A genomic stretch from Amycolatopsis sp. 195334CR includes:
- a CDS encoding TetR/AcrR family transcriptional regulator, whose product MSSSAQPISRAERKKQELRREIIDAAFDCFADRGYHATGIADIAAHLGIGHGTFYRYFSNKRDIVDHVVDDLVNRITGALTAENAPDAVSTLDAYRAQSARIGEALARIFGEDPRVARLLLFDAPGIDQAMAERILDLFEVAKTLTAAYLSHGVELGYLRADLDVENTAHALNGMILASAISSLRNPDPAHQRQLSEAVRRVMYDGIAAR is encoded by the coding sequence ATGAGCTCCAGTGCCCAGCCGATCAGCCGTGCCGAACGGAAGAAGCAGGAACTGCGCCGCGAGATCATCGACGCGGCCTTCGACTGCTTCGCCGACCGCGGCTACCACGCCACCGGGATCGCGGACATCGCCGCGCACCTGGGCATCGGGCACGGCACCTTCTACCGCTACTTCTCGAACAAGCGCGACATCGTGGACCACGTGGTCGACGACCTGGTCAACCGGATCACCGGGGCGCTGACCGCGGAGAACGCCCCGGACGCGGTGTCCACCCTCGACGCCTACCGGGCCCAGTCCGCGCGCATCGGCGAGGCGCTCGCCCGCATCTTCGGCGAGGACCCGCGCGTCGCCCGGTTGCTCCTGTTCGACGCGCCGGGCATCGACCAGGCGATGGCGGAGCGGATCCTCGACCTCTTCGAGGTGGCCAAGACGCTGACCGCGGCCTACCTCTCGCACGGCGTCGAACTCGGTTACCTGCGTGCCGACCTCGACGTGGAGAACACCGCCCACGCGCTGAACGGCATGATCCTCGCCTCAGCGATCTCGTCGCTGCGAAATCCGGATCCGGCGCACCAGCGTCAGCTCAGCGAGGCCGTGCGACGCGTGATGTACGACGGGATCGCCGCGCGCTAG
- a CDS encoding serine/threonine-protein kinase, translating into MTQRRLGDRFVLQEMLGRGGMGTVWRARDLLLDRFVAIKEVTLPPSLEAQPETRATVLREARLAARLNHSGAVTVYDAIEDDEQVFIVMELVEAETLQDRIVQEGPMSPVEAADLGLRLLDVLVSAHKLGIVHRDVKPGNVMVSARGEVKLADFGIARLDGDSTSTASGIMVGSPAYMAPEQIQGRSAPSSDLWALGVTLFFAVEGVSPFRRDTGGAALAAVLAEAPPTPARAGAEFASLLLAMLAKPVTDRPSAEEIRMRLTTIRGETTVATAAAQAPAAFAATAPTSAEFPAPAASPTSAAFPGAAAFPGAPAGVAPGGMPPSMAPPAPHWGPPPQPYFPDPRPPHDPWLITAGVFCLLSFFSLAALAISTLAGVDVSLLGVSISASSAMDPLGFLAPLVTGALSILMLVTGILLCLRGPQRTWAALLAGSTPFWTSGVVAFLIVAQLNTDPEYIWEFVAHSAAYAPGAIAAVIATIRVVRGPLRRRWVLTGLIAVLALGWYASEVGPHAQVVSLLVQAVTVVGIPVLASLFAPGRVTAKVLAGWVAALAVALFSQLIAMPGYQRFHGADGEPITEMPTGWIVSAVLSACAIAGMTVLAFVAARARDTAELTPLAR; encoded by the coding sequence GTGACGCAGCGGCGGCTCGGCGATCGGTTCGTACTGCAGGAGATGCTCGGCCGGGGCGGGATGGGCACGGTGTGGCGGGCGCGGGATCTGCTGCTCGACCGGTTCGTCGCGATCAAGGAGGTCACCCTCCCGCCCTCGCTGGAAGCCCAGCCGGAGACCCGCGCGACGGTGCTGCGCGAGGCGCGGCTGGCCGCGCGGCTGAACCACTCCGGCGCGGTCACCGTCTACGACGCCATCGAGGATGACGAGCAGGTCTTCATCGTCATGGAGCTGGTCGAAGCGGAGACGCTCCAGGACCGGATCGTCCAAGAAGGACCGATGTCGCCGGTGGAGGCGGCCGATCTCGGGTTGCGGTTGCTGGACGTGCTCGTGTCCGCGCACAAGCTCGGGATCGTGCACCGGGATGTGAAGCCGGGCAATGTGATGGTGTCCGCGCGCGGTGAGGTCAAGCTCGCCGACTTCGGCATCGCCCGCCTCGACGGCGATTCGACGTCCACTGCTTCGGGCATCATGGTCGGTTCGCCCGCGTACATGGCGCCGGAGCAGATCCAGGGCCGGTCGGCGCCGTCGTCGGACCTGTGGGCGTTGGGCGTGACGCTGTTCTTCGCGGTGGAAGGCGTCTCGCCGTTCCGCCGCGATACCGGAGGAGCCGCCCTCGCCGCCGTCCTGGCCGAGGCACCTCCGACCCCGGCGCGCGCGGGGGCGGAGTTCGCGTCGCTGCTGCTGGCCATGCTGGCCAAGCCGGTGACGGACCGCCCGTCCGCCGAGGAGATCCGGATGCGCCTGACCACCATCCGCGGCGAAACCACAGTCGCGACGGCGGCCGCTCAGGCACCGGCCGCGTTCGCCGCTACCGCGCCGACTTCCGCAGAGTTCCCGGCGCCCGCCGCATCCCCGACCTCCGCAGCGTTCCCGGGAGCAGCGGCCTTCCCCGGAGCACCCGCCGGGGTCGCGCCCGGGGGCATGCCACCGTCGATGGCACCACCGGCACCGCACTGGGGGCCACCGCCCCAGCCGTACTTCCCCGATCCCCGCCCGCCCCACGATCCCTGGCTGATCACCGCGGGCGTCTTCTGCCTGCTCAGCTTCTTCTCCCTGGCCGCACTGGCGATCTCCACCCTCGCCGGAGTGGACGTCTCCCTGCTCGGCGTCAGCATCTCCGCGTCGAGCGCGATGGACCCGCTCGGCTTCCTGGCCCCGCTGGTCACCGGCGCGCTGAGCATCCTGATGCTGGTCACCGGCATCCTCCTGTGCCTCCGCGGACCGCAGCGGACCTGGGCCGCGCTGCTCGCCGGGAGCACCCCCTTCTGGACCTCCGGCGTGGTCGCCTTCCTGATCGTCGCCCAGCTCAACACCGATCCCGAGTACATCTGGGAGTTCGTCGCCCACTCCGCGGCCTACGCCCCGGGCGCCATCGCCGCGGTGATCGCCACGATCCGCGTCGTGCGCGGGCCGCTGCGGCGCCGCTGGGTGCTGACCGGGCTGATCGCCGTCCTCGCGCTGGGCTGGTACGCCTCCGAGGTCGGCCCGCACGCACAGGTGGTCTCGCTGCTGGTCCAGGCGGTCACGGTGGTCGGGATCCCGGTGCTGGCCTCGCTGTTCGCGCCCGGCCGGGTCACCGCCAAGGTGCTCGCCGGCTGGGTGGCCGCGCTGGCGGTGGCGCTGTTCTCCCAGCTCATCGCGATGCCCGGCTACCAGCGCTTCCACGGCGCCGACGGCGAACCGATCACCGAGATGCCGACGGGCTGGATCGTCTCGGCCGTCCTGTCGGCCTGCGCCATCGCCGGGATGACCGTGCTCGCGTTCGTCGCGGCCAGGGCCCGGGACACGGCTGAGTTGACACCGCTCGCGCGGTGA
- a CDS encoding bifunctional allantoicase/(S)-ureidoglycine aminohydrolase produces MSQPGYYVPTGGLPPQTQLLTDRAMFREAYAVIPRGTNSDIVTSALPFWTGTRLWVLARPLSGFAETFSQYMVEVSADGGSDRPETDPAAESVIFVTSGILTLRIGADEHVLAPGGYAYLPPGQAWTAWNRSGPEAAHFQWIRKKYQHVDGIEPPEAFVTSDAEVEAVAMPDTGGVWRTSRFADPADLRHDMHVNIVTFEPGGCIPFAETHVMEHGLYILQGKAVYRLNEDWVEVQEGDFLWLRAFCPQACYAGGPGPFRYLLYKDVNRHMPLG; encoded by the coding sequence GTGTCCCAGCCAGGCTATTACGTTCCCACCGGTGGGCTCCCGCCACAGACCCAGCTGCTGACCGATCGCGCGATGTTCCGCGAGGCCTACGCGGTCATCCCGCGCGGCACGAACTCCGACATCGTCACCAGCGCGCTCCCCTTCTGGACCGGCACGCGGCTGTGGGTGCTGGCCCGGCCGCTCTCCGGCTTCGCCGAGACGTTCTCCCAGTACATGGTCGAGGTCTCCGCCGACGGCGGCAGCGACCGGCCCGAAACCGACCCGGCGGCCGAGTCGGTGATCTTCGTGACCAGCGGAATCCTCACCCTGCGCATCGGCGCGGACGAGCACGTGCTCGCCCCGGGCGGCTACGCCTACCTCCCGCCGGGACAGGCGTGGACCGCGTGGAACCGCTCGGGCCCCGAAGCAGCGCACTTCCAGTGGATCCGCAAGAAGTACCAGCACGTCGACGGCATCGAACCGCCCGAAGCCTTCGTCACCAGCGACGCCGAGGTCGAGGCGGTCGCCATGCCCGACACCGGCGGCGTCTGGCGCACCTCACGCTTCGCCGACCCGGCCGACCTCCGCCACGACATGCACGTCAACATCGTCACGTTCGAGCCCGGCGGCTGCATCCCCTTCGCCGAAACGCACGTCATGGAGCACGGCCTCTACATCCTCCAGGGCAAGGCCGTGTACCGCCTGAACGAGGACTGGGTCGAGGTCCAGGAGGGCGACTTCCTGTGGCTGCGCGCCTTCTGCCCGCAAGCCTGCTACGCCGGCGGCCCCGGCCCGTTCCGGTACCTGCTCTACAAGGACGTCAACCGCCACATGCCGCTGGGCTAG
- a CDS encoding NAD(P)/FAD-dependent oxidoreductase gives MSTQYDAVIVGAGFGGMGAAIQLKRLGYQNLLILEREPELGGTWQVNRYPGLAVDIPSSTYSYSFEPNPHWSRLFAPGEELKRYAEHVAGKYGLRELMRFGAVVTGAAWDEHDRHWRVSVEGGEVVTAKYLVTATGFLSQPKVPDIEGIDEFAGKVIHTTAWDDSYDLRGKRVAIIGTGATAVQLIPELTELAAELTVYQRTPIWVSPKPDYRIPRPLRAVFAALPPAQRAVRFAGSAVLELMMISGVVRYKQFRATNWVAEQFCRAHLHRQVRDPELRRKLTPDYSFGCKRPTFSNTYFPAFTRPHVRLETSSIERVDRTGVATAAGRTDIDVLVLATGFNLWDVNFPAFEVLGREGRDLGKWWRENRFQAYEGMTVPGFPNLLSLNSPYAYSGLSYFTTIECQMKHMRRLFTALADRRADVFEVTREANDAFLERMRTKVTDNSVFSLGQCATARSYYFNQHGEATLLRPTSTLSAHRDAARFPLSHYSYTSAA, from the coding sequence ATGAGCACCCAGTACGACGCCGTGATCGTGGGCGCCGGGTTCGGCGGCATGGGCGCGGCGATCCAGCTCAAGCGGCTGGGTTACCAGAACCTGCTGATCCTGGAGCGCGAACCCGAGCTCGGCGGCACCTGGCAGGTGAACCGGTACCCCGGGCTGGCGGTGGACATCCCCTCGTCGACCTACTCGTACTCGTTCGAGCCGAATCCGCACTGGTCACGACTGTTCGCGCCGGGCGAGGAGCTGAAGCGCTACGCCGAGCACGTGGCCGGGAAGTACGGGCTGCGGGAGCTGATGCGGTTCGGCGCGGTGGTCACCGGCGCGGCCTGGGACGAGCACGACCGCCACTGGCGGGTGTCCGTCGAGGGCGGCGAGGTGGTCACGGCGAAGTACCTGGTCACCGCGACCGGCTTCCTCTCCCAGCCCAAGGTCCCCGACATCGAGGGCATCGACGAGTTCGCCGGGAAGGTGATCCACACCACCGCCTGGGACGACTCGTACGACCTGCGCGGCAAGCGCGTGGCGATCATCGGCACCGGCGCCACCGCGGTGCAGCTGATCCCCGAGCTGACCGAACTCGCCGCCGAGCTGACCGTGTACCAGCGCACGCCGATCTGGGTCAGCCCGAAGCCCGACTACCGGATCCCGCGGCCGCTGCGCGCGGTGTTCGCCGCGCTGCCGCCCGCGCAGCGCGCCGTGCGGTTCGCCGGCAGCGCGGTGCTCGAACTGATGATGATCTCCGGCGTGGTGCGCTACAAGCAGTTCCGCGCGACGAACTGGGTGGCCGAGCAGTTCTGCCGGGCCCACCTGCACCGCCAGGTGCGGGACCCGGAGCTGCGCCGCAAGCTCACCCCGGACTACTCGTTCGGCTGCAAGCGGCCCACCTTCTCCAACACCTACTTCCCCGCGTTCACCCGGCCGCACGTGCGGCTGGAGACCTCGTCGATCGAGCGGGTCGACCGGACCGGCGTGGCCACCGCGGCCGGGCGCACCGACATCGACGTGCTCGTGCTGGCCACCGGGTTCAACCTCTGGGACGTGAACTTCCCGGCGTTCGAGGTGCTCGGGCGCGAGGGCCGGGACCTCGGCAAGTGGTGGCGGGAGAACCGGTTCCAGGCGTACGAGGGGATGACCGTGCCCGGGTTCCCGAACCTGCTCTCGCTCAACAGCCCGTATGCCTACAGTGGACTGTCCTATTTCACCACCATCGAGTGCCAGATGAAGCACATGCGGCGGCTGTTCACCGCGCTGGCCGACCGCCGCGCCGACGTCTTCGAGGTCACCAGGGAAGCGAACGACGCGTTCCTGGAGAGGATGCGGACGAAGGTCACCGATAATTCGGTGTTCTCGCTCGGCCAGTGCGCGACCGCGCGCAGCTACTACTTCAACCAGCACGGCGAAGCCACCCTGCTGCGGCCGACGTCGACGCTCAGCGCCCACCGCGACGCGGCGCGCTTCCCCCTGTCGCACTACAGCTACACGAGTGCGGCATGA